From Streptomyces fungicidicus, one genomic window encodes:
- a CDS encoding bifunctional albaflavenone monooxygenase/terpene synthase codes for MTTESVRPETPGAPVLREPPLAGGGVPLLGHGWKLVRDPLAFMSRLRDDGDVVRLRLGPKTVYAVTTPALTGAVALSPDYIIAGPLWESLESLLGKEGVATANGPLHRRQRRTIQPAFKLEAIPAYGPIMTEEAYALVERWRSGRVLDVTAESFRVAVRVATRCLMRGSYMDARTERICADLATLFSGMYQRMVVPLGPLYKVPLPANREFNRALADLHLLVDEIVADRRASGQKPDDLLTALLEAKDENGEPIGEQEIHDQVIAIITPGSETIGATIMSLLLVLAEHPELGGKIRDEVETVVGDRPVAFDDVRKLTYTANVVTETLRLYPAVWILTRRAVTETELGGYRIPRGADLIYSPYAVQRDHRSYGRHEEFDPDRWLPERVKDVPKYAMSPFSVGNRKCPSDHFSMAELTLLTAVVASAYRFEQVSGSDARPRIGITLRPRRLMLRALPR; via the coding sequence ATGACCACCGAGTCGGTGAGGCCCGAGACGCCCGGGGCGCCCGTGCTGCGCGAGCCGCCCCTGGCCGGCGGGGGCGTCCCCCTCCTGGGCCACGGCTGGAAACTCGTCCGCGATCCACTGGCCTTCATGTCCCGGCTGCGCGACGACGGCGACGTCGTGCGGCTGAGGCTCGGACCGAAGACGGTGTACGCCGTCACCACCCCCGCCCTCACCGGTGCGGTGGCGCTGAGCCCCGACTACATCATCGCCGGCCCCCTGTGGGAGTCCCTCGAGAGCCTGCTCGGGAAGGAGGGCGTGGCCACCGCCAACGGTCCGCTGCACCGGCGTCAGCGGCGCACCATCCAGCCCGCCTTCAAGCTGGAGGCGATCCCCGCCTACGGGCCGATCATGACGGAGGAGGCGTACGCGCTCGTGGAGCGCTGGCGTTCCGGCCGGGTGCTGGACGTCACGGCGGAGTCCTTCCGGGTGGCCGTCCGGGTCGCCACCCGCTGCCTCATGCGCGGCAGCTACATGGACGCCAGGACCGAACGCATCTGCGCCGACCTCGCCACGCTGTTCAGCGGCATGTACCAGCGCATGGTGGTGCCTCTCGGACCGCTCTACAAGGTGCCGCTCCCGGCCAACCGGGAATTCAACCGGGCGCTGGCCGATTTGCACCTCCTGGTCGACGAGATCGTCGCCGACCGACGAGCGAGCGGTCAAAAGCCGGACGATTTGCTGACGGCTTTGCTGGAGGCGAAGGACGAGAATGGCGAGCCCATCGGGGAACAGGAGATCCATGATCAGGTCATCGCCATAATCACCCCCGGCAGCGAAACCATCGGGGCCACGATCATGTCGCTTCTCCTGGTTCTCGCCGAGCACCCGGAACTCGGCGGCAAGATCCGCGACGAGGTGGAAACGGTCGTGGGCGACCGGCCGGTGGCATTCGACGACGTCCGAAAGCTGACGTACACCGCGAATGTCGTCACGGAGACCCTGCGGTTGTATCCGGCCGTCTGGATATTGACGCGCCGTGCGGTGACCGAAACGGAACTCGGCGGCTACCGCATTCCCCGGGGGGCCGACCTCATCTACAGCCCCTACGCGGTCCAGCGCGACCACCGGTCGTACGGGCGGCACGAGGAGTTCGACCCCGACCGCTGGCTCCCGGAGCGGGTCAAGGACGTGCCCAAGTACGCGATGAGCCCGTTCAGCGTGGGCAACCGCAAATGCCCCAGCGACCACTTCTCGATGGCCGAGCTCACCCTGCTCACCGCCGTGGTCGCCTCCGCCTACCGCTTCGAGCAGGTGTCCGGTTCCGATGCCCGCCCCCGGATCGGCATCACGCTCCGGCCGCGCCGGCTGATGCTGCGGGCGCTGCCCCGCTGA
- a CDS encoding helix-turn-helix domain-containing protein has protein sequence MLRNVAAVLLDGVNPFELGVVCEVFGVDRSDDGLPVYDFAVASADGPAVRTINGFSLQVAHGLERLETADLIAVPAGAAYTSREFPPGMLDALRRGVDRGARVLSVCSGVFVLAAAGLLDGRRAAAHWKHAEELTRQYPHLTVEPDVLYVDEDPVITSAGTAAGIDACLHLVRKEQGPEVANRIARRMVVPPHRDGGQAQYIERPLPVSGGDTVSGVLVWMERHLDEETTVEQLAARAHMSPRTFARRFQQETGTTPYRWILRQRVLLAQHLLEATDETVDAVAGRTGFGNAAALRHHFVRAVGTTPHAYRRTFRGPQAA, from the coding sequence ATGCTCCGGAATGTGGCCGCCGTCCTCCTCGACGGTGTGAACCCCTTCGAACTCGGCGTCGTCTGCGAGGTGTTCGGCGTCGACCGCAGCGACGACGGGCTGCCGGTCTACGACTTCGCCGTCGCCTCGGCCGACGGCCCCGCGGTGCGCACCATCAACGGCTTCTCCCTCCAGGTCGCCCACGGTCTGGAGCGTCTGGAGACGGCGGACCTCATCGCCGTGCCCGCCGGCGCCGCCTACACCTCCCGGGAGTTCCCGCCCGGGATGCTGGACGCCCTGCGCCGGGGCGTGGACCGGGGCGCGCGGGTGCTCAGCGTCTGCTCCGGGGTGTTCGTGCTGGCCGCCGCCGGACTTCTCGACGGGCGGCGCGCCGCCGCCCACTGGAAGCACGCGGAGGAGCTGACCAGGCAGTACCCCCATCTGACCGTGGAACCCGATGTGCTGTACGTCGACGAGGACCCGGTGATCACCTCCGCGGGCACCGCCGCCGGCATCGACGCCTGTCTGCACCTGGTGCGCAAGGAGCAGGGCCCGGAGGTGGCCAACAGGATCGCCCGCCGCATGGTGGTGCCCCCGCACCGCGACGGCGGGCAGGCCCAGTACATCGAGCGCCCGCTGCCGGTGTCCGGGGGCGACACCGTCTCCGGGGTGCTGGTGTGGATGGAGCGGCACCTCGACGAGGAGACCACCGTCGAACAGCTCGCCGCCCGCGCCCACATGTCCCCGCGCACCTTCGCCCGCCGCTTCCAGCAGGAGACCGGCACCACTCCCTACCGCTGGATCCTGCGTCAGCGGGTGCTGCTGGCCCAGCACCTGCTGGAGGCGACGGACGAGACGGTGGACGCGGTCGCGGGCCGCACCGGCTTCGGCAACGCGGCGGCGCTGCGCCACCACTTCGTGCGTGCCGTCGGCACGACCCCGCACGCCTACCGGCGCACGTTCAGGGGCCCCCAGGCCGCCTGA
- a CDS encoding ribonucleotide-diphosphate reductase subunit beta — MRYPDFYERYRDAIKNTWHVEEVDLHSDVADLAKLSPEEQHLIGRLVAFFATGDSIVANNLVLTLYKHINSPEARLYLSRQLFEEAVHVQFYLTLLDTYLPDPDDRAAAFAAVENIPSIREKAEFCFRWMDSVEKLDRLETQADRRRFLLNLICFAACIEGLFFYGAFAYVYWFRGRGLLHGLATGTNWVFRDETMHMSFAFDVVDTVRKEEPELFDEQLGQQVTAMLREAVEAELQFARDLCGDGLPGMNTESMRQYLECVADQRLVRLGFAPVYGSENPFSFMELQGVQELTNFFERRPSAYQVAVEGTVDLDEDF; from the coding sequence ATGCGCTACCCCGACTTCTACGAGCGCTACCGGGACGCGATCAAGAACACCTGGCACGTGGAGGAGGTCGACCTTCACTCGGACGTCGCCGACCTCGCGAAGCTCAGCCCGGAGGAGCAGCACCTGATCGGGCGGCTGGTCGCGTTCTTCGCGACGGGCGACTCGATCGTGGCGAACAACCTGGTGCTGACGCTCTACAAGCACATCAACTCCCCCGAGGCGCGGCTGTACCTGTCGCGGCAGCTGTTCGAGGAGGCCGTGCACGTCCAGTTCTATCTGACGCTCCTCGACACCTATCTGCCCGACCCGGACGACCGGGCGGCGGCCTTCGCGGCCGTGGAGAACATCCCGTCCATCCGGGAGAAGGCCGAGTTCTGCTTCCGGTGGATGGACTCGGTGGAGAAGCTCGACCGGCTGGAGACCCAGGCCGACCGCCGCCGCTTCCTGCTCAACCTGATCTGCTTCGCGGCGTGCATCGAGGGGCTGTTCTTCTACGGCGCCTTCGCCTACGTCTACTGGTTCCGCGGCCGGGGCCTGCTGCACGGTCTGGCGACCGGCACCAACTGGGTGTTCCGCGACGAGACGATGCACATGTCCTTCGCCTTCGACGTGGTCGACACCGTGCGCAAGGAGGAGCCGGAGCTGTTCGACGAGCAGCTCGGGCAGCAGGTCACCGCCATGCTGCGGGAGGCCGTCGAGGCGGAGCTGCAGTTCGCGCGGGACCTGTGCGGTGACGGGCTGCCGGGGATGAACACCGAGTCGATGCGCCAGTACCTGGAGTGCGTCGCCGACCAGCGGCTGGTGCGGCTGGGCTTCGCTCCGGTGTACGGCTCGGAGAACCCGTTCTCCTTCATGGAGCTCCAGGGCGTCCAGGAGCTGACCAACTTCTTCGAGCGCCGGCCGTCCGCGTACCAGGTCGCCGTGGAGGGCACGGTCGACCTGGACGAGGACTTCTAG
- a CDS encoding ribonucleoside-diphosphate reductase subunit alpha — protein MTIAPADPASAVDVTPESDGPGAALLRTLTELTADLPDADPGRVAAAALRGRSARADEAELRELATEAAAGLISEDPAYSRLAARLLTIGIRAEAASQGVTSFTGSVATGHREGLIADRTAAFVRLHAERLDALVDTRADDRFGYFGLRTLHSRYLLRHPVTRKVVETPQHFLLRVAAGLAEDDGARSVDEVAALYGLMSRLDYLPSSPALFNSGTRHPQMSSCYLLDSPLDELDSIYDRYHQVARLSKHAGGIGLSYSRIRARGSLIRGTNGHSNGIVPFLKTLDASVAAVNQGGRRKGAAAVYLETWHADIEEFLELRDNTGEDARRTHNLNLAHWVPDEFMRRVDADAPWSLFSPADVPGLVDLWGEEFDAAYRAAEAQGLARRTLPARELYGRMMRTLAQTGNGWMTFKDTANRTANQTAEPGHVVHSSNLCTEILEVTDDGETAVCNLGSVNLGAFVDQAAGDLDWERLDETVRTAVTFLDRVVDINYYPTEQAGRSNARWRPVGLGAMGLQDVLFRLRLPFDSPEAKALSTRIAERIMLAAYETSADLAERSGPLPAWEKTRTARGVLHPDHYDTELTWPERWAALRARIAAVGMRNSLLLAIAPTATIASIAGVYECIEPQVSNLFKRETLSGEFLQVNSYLVEDLKRLGVWDARTREALREAGGSVQDFAWIPEDVRRLYRTAWEIPQRGLIDMAAARTPFLDQAQSLNLFLETPTIGKLSSMYVHAWKQGLKTTYYLRSRPATRIARAAARTTVPVQAGPDPEAVACSLENPESCEACQ, from the coding sequence GTGACCATCGCGCCAGCCGATCCGGCTTCAGCGGTCGACGTGACCCCGGAGAGCGACGGCCCCGGTGCCGCGCTGCTGCGGACCCTGACCGAGCTGACCGCCGACCTGCCCGACGCCGACCCCGGCCGGGTCGCCGCCGCGGCGCTGCGCGGGCGGTCGGCCCGTGCCGACGAGGCGGAGCTGCGGGAACTCGCCACCGAGGCCGCGGCCGGTCTCATCTCCGAGGACCCGGCCTACTCCCGGCTCGCCGCCCGGCTGCTGACCATCGGCATCCGCGCCGAGGCCGCCTCGCAGGGCGTCACCTCGTTCACCGGCTCCGTGGCGACCGGACACCGCGAGGGTCTGATCGCCGACCGGACCGCCGCGTTCGTCCGGCTGCACGCCGAGCGTCTCGACGCGCTGGTCGACACCCGGGCCGACGACCGCTTCGGCTACTTCGGCCTGCGGACCCTGCACAGCCGCTACCTGCTGCGCCACCCGGTCACCCGCAAGGTGGTGGAGACGCCCCAGCACTTCCTGCTGCGGGTCGCCGCCGGTCTCGCGGAGGACGACGGCGCGCGGTCGGTGGACGAGGTCGCCGCGCTGTACGGGCTGATGAGCCGCCTGGACTACCTGCCCTCCTCCCCCGCCCTGTTCAACTCCGGCACCCGGCACCCGCAGATGTCGTCCTGCTACCTCCTGGACTCCCCCCTGGACGAACTGGACTCGATCTACGACCGCTACCACCAGGTCGCCCGCCTCTCGAAGCACGCCGGCGGCATCGGCCTGTCCTACTCCCGGATCCGCGCCCGGGGTTCGCTGATCCGCGGCACCAACGGGCACTCCAACGGCATCGTCCCGTTCCTGAAGACGCTGGACGCCTCGGTCGCCGCCGTGAACCAGGGCGGCCGGCGCAAGGGCGCGGCGGCGGTCTACCTGGAGACCTGGCACGCCGACATCGAGGAGTTCCTGGAGCTGCGCGACAACACCGGCGAGGACGCCCGCCGTACGCACAACCTGAACCTCGCGCACTGGGTGCCGGACGAGTTCATGCGCCGGGTGGACGCCGACGCGCCGTGGTCGCTGTTCTCCCCGGCCGACGTGCCCGGCCTGGTCGACCTGTGGGGCGAGGAGTTCGACGCGGCGTACCGGGCCGCGGAGGCGCAGGGCCTGGCCCGCAGGACGCTTCCGGCCCGCGAGCTGTACGGCCGGATGATGCGCACCCTGGCGCAGACCGGCAACGGCTGGATGACCTTCAAGGACACCGCCAACCGCACCGCCAACCAGACCGCCGAGCCGGGCCACGTCGTCCACTCGTCCAACCTGTGCACGGAGATCCTCGAGGTCACCGACGACGGGGAGACCGCGGTCTGCAACCTGGGGTCGGTCAACCTCGGCGCGTTCGTCGACCAGGCCGCCGGCGACCTCGACTGGGAGCGGCTGGACGAGACCGTCCGCACGGCCGTCACCTTCCTCGACCGGGTCGTGGACATCAACTACTACCCGACCGAGCAGGCGGGCCGCTCCAACGCCCGCTGGCGCCCGGTGGGTCTGGGCGCGATGGGCCTGCAGGACGTCCTCTTCCGGCTGCGGCTGCCCTTCGACTCGCCCGAGGCGAAGGCCCTGTCCACCCGGATCGCGGAGCGGATCATGCTCGCCGCGTACGAGACCTCCGCGGACCTCGCCGAGCGAAGCGGTCCGCTGCCCGCCTGGGAGAAGACCCGTACGGCCCGGGGCGTGCTGCACCCCGACCACTACGACACGGAGCTCACCTGGCCGGAGCGCTGGGCGGCGCTGCGGGCGCGGATCGCGGCCGTCGGGATGCGCAACTCGCTGCTCCTCGCGATCGCGCCCACCGCCACCATCGCGTCCATCGCCGGCGTGTACGAGTGCATCGAGCCGCAGGTGTCCAACCTGTTCAAGCGCGAGACGCTGTCCGGGGAGTTCCTCCAGGTCAACTCGTATCTGGTGGAGGACCTGAAGCGGCTGGGCGTGTGGGACGCGCGCACCCGTGAGGCGCTGCGCGAGGCGGGCGGCTCGGTGCAGGACTTCGCGTGGATCCCCGAGGACGTGCGGCGGCTGTACCGCACGGCGTGGGAGATCCCGCAGCGCGGTCTGATCGACATGGCCGCCGCCCGCACCCCGTTCCTCGACCAGGCCCAGTCGCTGAACCTGTTCCTGGAGACGCCGACCATCGGGAAGCTCTCCTCGATGTACGTCCATGCCTGGAAGCAGGGCCTGAAGACCACGTACTACCTGCGTTCCCGCCCGGCGACGCGGATCGCCCGGGCCGCGGCCCGCACCACCGTCCCCGTGCAGGCCGGCCCGGACCCCGAAGCGGTCGCCTGCTCCCTGGAAAACCCCGAGTCCTGCGAGGCCTGCCAGTGA
- a CDS encoding GNAT family N-acetyltransferase, which produces MDIVIRPVEPGEHGELGEITAGAYLRDGLLDFGESDAYLGELRDVAKRAAAAEVLVAVENGALLGGVTFVPAGGPMADIAGPGEAEIRMLAVARAARGRGAGEALVRACLGRARSVEGCVRVVLSTQRTMRSAHRLYERLGFTRSPERDWNPLPELDDITLLTYELTL; this is translated from the coding sequence ATGGACATCGTCATCCGGCCGGTGGAACCCGGCGAGCACGGGGAACTCGGTGAGATCACCGCGGGGGCCTACCTGCGGGACGGCCTCCTCGACTTCGGGGAGAGCGACGCGTACCTCGGTGAGCTGAGGGACGTGGCGAAACGGGCGGCCGCCGCCGAGGTGCTGGTCGCCGTGGAGAACGGCGCGCTGCTGGGCGGCGTCACCTTCGTGCCGGCCGGCGGGCCGATGGCCGACATAGCGGGGCCGGGTGAGGCGGAGATCCGGATGCTCGCGGTGGCCCGCGCGGCCCGGGGCCGCGGTGCCGGGGAGGCCCTGGTGCGCGCCTGCCTCGGCCGGGCGCGGTCCGTCGAGGGCTGTGTCCGGGTCGTGCTGTCGACGCAGCGCACCATGCGCTCGGCCCACCGCCTCTACGAACGGCTGGGTTTCACCCGCAGCCCGGAGCGCGACTGGAACCCCCTGCCGGAGCTGGACGACATCACTCTGCTCACTTATGAGTTGACGCTCTGA